One window of the Bubalus bubalis isolate 160015118507 breed Murrah chromosome 8, NDDB_SH_1, whole genome shotgun sequence genome contains the following:
- the SOSTDC1 gene encoding sclerostin domain-containing protein 1: MLPPAIHFSLIPLACILMKSCLAFKNDATEILYSHVVKPVPAHPSSNSTMNQARNGGRHFSNAGLDRNTRVQVGCRELRSTKYISDGQCTSISPLKELVCAGECLPLPVLPNWIGGGYGTKYWSRRSSQEWRCVNDKTRTQRIQLQCQDGSTRTYKITVVTACKCKRYTRQHNESSHNFESLSPAKPAQHQRERKRAGKPSKHSMS, from the exons ATGCTTCCTCCTGCCATTCATTTCTCTCTCATTCCCCTTGCATGCATCCTAATGAAAAGCtgtttggcttttaaaaatgatgcCACAGAAATCCTTTATTCACATGTGGTTAAACCTGTTCCAGCACACCCCAGCAGCAACAGCACAATGAATCAAGCCAGAAATGGAGGCAGGCATTTCAGTAACGCTGGACTGGATCGGAACA CTCGAGTTCAAGTAGGCTGCCGAGAACTGCGTTCCACCAAATACATCTCGGACGGCCAGTGCACCAGCATTAGCCCTCTGAAAGAGTTGGTGTGTGCTGGCGAGTGCTTGCCCCTGCCTGTGCTGCCTAACTGGATCGGAGGGGGCTACGGAACAAAGTACTGGAGCCGGAGGAGCTCCCAGGAGTGGAGGTGTGTCAATGACAAAACGCGTACCCAGCGAATCCAGCTGCAGTGCCAGGACGGCAGCACGCGCACCTACAAAATAACCGTGGTCACTGCCTGCAAGTGCAAGAGGTACACGCGGCAGCACAACGAGTCCAGTCACAACTTCGAGAGCCTGTCGCCTGCCAAGCCAGCCCAGCATCAGCGAGAGCGCAAGAGAGCTGGCAAACCCAGCAAGCACAGCATGAGTTAG